The proteins below are encoded in one region of Pseudomonadota bacterium:
- the rsmH gene encoding 16S rRNA (cytosine(1402)-N(4))-methyltransferase RsmH: MGPVSPESGHTPVMLAEVLETLAPRDGAIYVDSTLGAGGYSRGLLEAAACRVCAIDRDPAAIARGAVLAAQYPGRLTLIQGRFGEMQQLLAPHGIREVDGIAFDLGVSSMQLDDAARGFSFRYDAALDMRMGSGGPTAEQVINSASQEMLADLIYDYGEERRARAVARAIVAARAEAPITRTSQLADIVRSVVRRGAGGIDPATRTFQALRIYVNDELGELDLGLAASEQMLSPGGRLAVVSFHSLEDRRVKTFLNQRAGALPRPSRHLPESIGDATKMPQPSFNLLSKRARKPTDLECRTNPRARSARMRAAARTPAPAWPEKAAL, translated from the coding sequence ATGGGGCCCGTCAGCCCTGAGAGCGGGCACACTCCCGTCATGCTGGCCGAAGTATTGGAGACTCTGGCGCCGCGCGACGGTGCGATCTATGTCGATTCCACCCTCGGCGCCGGCGGCTACAGCCGCGGCCTTCTAGAAGCAGCGGCATGTCGGGTCTGCGCGATCGACCGCGACCCCGCCGCGATCGCCAGAGGCGCGGTACTGGCAGCGCAATACCCAGGACGCCTCACCCTGATTCAGGGCCGTTTCGGTGAGATGCAACAATTATTGGCACCGCACGGCATTCGCGAAGTCGATGGCATCGCCTTCGATCTCGGCGTTTCGTCCATGCAGCTCGACGATGCGGCGCGCGGATTTTCCTTCCGTTACGACGCCGCTCTCGACATGCGCATGGGCAGCGGCGGGCCGACCGCGGAACAAGTCATCAATAGCGCCTCGCAGGAGATGCTGGCCGATCTCATTTATGATTATGGCGAGGAGCGCCGCGCCCGGGCCGTTGCCCGCGCGATTGTGGCGGCGCGCGCCGAGGCGCCGATCACCCGCACTAGCCAACTTGCCGATATCGTTCGCTCTGTTGTGCGCCGCGGCGCCGGCGGTATCGACCCGGCCACGCGCACTTTTCAGGCACTCCGGATCTACGTCAATGACGAGCTCGGTGAGCTCGATTTGGGCCTCGCTGCCAGCGAGCAGATGCTCAGCCCCGGCGGCCGTCTGGCTGTGGTGTCTTTCCATTCACTTGAGGATCGCCGCGTTAAGACATTTCTCAATCAGCGCGCCGGCGCGCTGCCCCGGCCGAGCCGCCATCTTCCTGAATCCATCGGCGACGCCACAAAAATGCCGCAACCCAGTTTTAACTTGCTGAGCAAACGAGCGCGCAAGCCCACCGATCTTGAGTGCCGCACCAACCCGCGGGCGCGCTCCGCACGAATGCGCGCAGCGGCACGCACGCCGGCGCCGGCCTGGCCCGAGAAAGCAGCGTTATGA
- a CDS encoding division/cell wall cluster transcriptional repressor MraZ: MALFTGHVVNRVDRKGRVSVPASFRNELAKLSFPGIVVFPSPEGLPAIDGAGIDWLENLSTNFGSANPFAPKMPKSRMALFGQVERLSFDPEGRVILTRGLMEHAGISDTAAFIGMGDTFQIWQPQAGETVLGEAIAGASAEFESVAQNCTPEVVS, encoded by the coding sequence TTGGCTTTATTTACCGGCCATGTCGTCAACAGGGTGGACCGCAAGGGACGGGTTTCCGTTCCTGCGTCGTTCCGCAATGAGCTCGCCAAACTGAGTTTCCCTGGCATCGTTGTATTTCCCTCTCCAGAGGGCCTGCCCGCCATCGACGGCGCAGGCATAGACTGGCTGGAAAATCTTAGCACCAATTTTGGAAGCGCCAATCCTTTCGCTCCAAAAATGCCTAAATCCCGAATGGCATTGTTTGGTCAGGTCGAACGATTGAGTTTCGACCCGGAAGGCCGCGTCATCCTGACGCGCGGCCTCATGGAGCATGCCGGAATCAGTGACACCGCCGCCTTCATCGGTATGGGCGATACGTTCCAGATCTGGCAACCTCAAGCCGGTGAAACCGTCCTCGGCGAGGCCATCGCCGGCGCTTCGGCCGAGTTCGAAAGCGTGGCGCAGAACTGCACTCCGGAGGTTGTGAGCTGA
- the mraY gene encoding phospho-N-acetylmuramoyl-pentapeptide-transferase, protein MLYNLLFPLSDSVGIFNVFQYLTFRAGAAIVTAILVSFLVGPMLIRTLRARQGGGQPIREDGPESHLKTKQGTPTMGGFLILLGVLSGTLLWADLTNSYVWVILFVTVGFGAVGFVDDFIKVRNRSSRGFPTKIKFVVEIALAVAAGIWITSISDDSLSHGLALPFVKTVLVDLGWFFLPFAALVMVGASNSVNLTDGLDGLAIVPIMIAAISFALICYVVGNSVFSGYLQVHYVAGVGELAVFCAAMVGAGLGFLWFNAPPAMVFMGDTGSLSLGAALGAVAVMTKHELVLVIVGGLFVLETISVIVQVASFKLTGNRVFQMAPLHHHYEKKGYAESTIVIRFWIIAVILALAGLATLKLR, encoded by the coding sequence ATGCTCTATAATCTCCTGTTCCCGCTTTCCGATTCTGTTGGCATCTTCAATGTATTTCAGTATCTGACGTTTCGCGCCGGCGCCGCGATCGTCACCGCGATATTGGTGAGTTTTCTGGTCGGTCCGATGTTGATTCGGACTCTCCGCGCCCGTCAGGGCGGCGGCCAGCCAATCCGCGAGGACGGACCGGAATCCCATCTCAAGACCAAACAAGGTACGCCCACAATGGGTGGCTTTCTCATTCTTCTCGGTGTTCTTTCCGGCACTTTGCTCTGGGCCGATCTCACCAATTCCTATGTTTGGGTTATCCTCTTTGTCACCGTCGGCTTCGGTGCGGTCGGTTTCGTCGATGATTTTATCAAGGTGCGCAACCGCTCAAGCCGGGGGTTCCCGACCAAAATAAAGTTTGTCGTCGAAATCGCTCTCGCCGTGGCGGCCGGCATCTGGATCACTTCGATCTCTGACGATTCGCTGTCGCACGGCCTGGCGCTCCCTTTTGTGAAGACCGTGCTCGTCGATCTCGGTTGGTTCTTCCTGCCGTTCGCCGCCTTGGTCATGGTCGGCGCGTCCAATTCGGTAAATCTTACCGACGGGTTAGACGGCTTGGCGATCGTGCCAATCATGATTGCTGCGATCAGCTTTGCGTTGATCTGCTATGTGGTCGGCAACTCTGTCTTCAGCGGATATCTGCAAGTTCATTATGTTGCCGGAGTCGGCGAGCTAGCGGTGTTTTGCGCCGCGATGGTCGGCGCCGGGCTCGGATTTCTGTGGTTCAACGCCCCACCCGCCATGGTCTTCATGGGCGATACCGGCTCTCTCTCCTTGGGCGCCGCGCTCGGCGCGGTGGCGGTCATGACCAAGCATGAATTGGTTCTGGTAATCGTCGGCGGTTTGTTCGTGCTGGAGACCATTTCGGTCATCGTCCAGGTGGCGTCGTTCAAGCTGACCGGTAACCGAGTGTTTCAAATGGCCCCTCTCCATCACCATTATGAAAAAAAGGGCTACGCCGAATCCACCATCGTCATCCGTTTTTGGATCATCGCCGTGATCCTGGCGCTCGCCGGCTTGGCGACGCTCAAATTGAGGTGA
- a CDS encoding TerB family tellurite resistance protein: MSIWGKIIGGAAGFALGGPIGALVGVAAGHFVDRASTRGRLAQGSATSGIETKRQVFAIALIVLCAKMAKADGQVTRDEIEAFKRIFRVPDNEMAQVGQIFNEAREESTGFEPYAEQVMEIFPHNRQVREELLAALFHIAQADGVIHAAELAFLKNVARIFQFDDRDFDRIFSSHLGSDDADPYEILGVERDADDEEIKRAYRQLIRQNHPDLLMAEGLPQEMIDVANEKVAHINDAYDRVEKLRGMK; this comes from the coding sequence ATGAGCATTTGGGGTAAGATTATTGGTGGCGCTGCGGGCTTTGCCCTGGGCGGGCCGATCGGCGCGCTGGTCGGCGTCGCGGCTGGTCATTTTGTCGACCGGGCAAGCACACGTGGCCGCCTTGCGCAGGGATCGGCGACTTCCGGAATCGAGACCAAACGGCAAGTCTTTGCCATCGCCCTGATCGTACTTTGCGCCAAGATGGCTAAAGCTGACGGCCAAGTTACGCGCGACGAGATAGAGGCGTTCAAGCGCATCTTCCGAGTACCCGACAATGAAATGGCTCAGGTCGGCCAAATCTTTAACGAGGCGCGCGAGGAATCAACCGGCTTCGAACCCTATGCTGAACAGGTCATGGAGATATTTCCGCATAATCGCCAGGTCCGCGAGGAGTTGTTGGCGGCGCTCTTTCATATCGCCCAAGCCGACGGCGTAATTCACGCGGCTGAACTCGCCTTTCTCAAAAACGTCGCGCGCATATTCCAATTCGATGATCGCGATTTCGATCGTATTTTCTCAAGTCATCTCGGCTCCGACGATGCCGACCCCTATGAAATTCTAGGGGTCGAACGTGACGCCGACGATGAAGAAATCAAACGCGCCTATCGCCAGCTCATCCGCCAGAATCATCCCGACCTCCTGATGGCGGAAGGGCTACCGCAGGAGATGATCGATGTGGCCAACGAGAAGGTTGCGCATATCAATGACGCCTATGACCGCGTCGAAAAACTGCGCGGCATGAAATGA
- a CDS encoding N-acetylmuramoyl-L-alanine amidase, producing the protein MAPSYKDWPTPNQDARPDGAEQIDILVLHYTGMQSAAIALDRMRDPDAKVSTHWCIDEDGQTYRLVPEKMRAWHAGLSNWQRRQLVNDTSIGIELVNPGHEFGYRPFPRSQMDALIALAGDVVSRHQIPAANVVGHSDIAPLRKQDPGELFDWARLAHHGIGLWPQPTGEPEPQITALGVGASGPDVRALQKNLFDFGYGLWVDGHYGEESEAIVRAFQRHFRQARVDGVADGATRAILHHLLERTGRAA; encoded by the coding sequence ATGGCGCCATCCTATAAAGACTGGCCAACCCCAAATCAGGACGCGCGCCCGGACGGCGCCGAACAGATTGACATATTGGTGCTGCATTATACCGGCATGCAAAGCGCCGCGATCGCGCTTGACCGCATGCGCGACCCTGATGCCAAAGTCAGTACGCACTGGTGCATCGATGAAGACGGACAAACCTATCGCCTCGTGCCGGAGAAAATGCGCGCGTGGCATGCCGGGTTGAGCAATTGGCAGCGGCGCCAGCTGGTGAACGACACGTCAATCGGCATTGAGCTGGTAAATCCCGGCCACGAGTTCGGCTATCGGCCGTTTCCGCGCAGCCAGATGGACGCCCTGATCGCGCTCGCCGGCGATGTTGTTTCGCGTCATCAAATTCCTGCCGCCAATGTGGTCGGCCATTCCGATATTGCGCCGCTCAGAAAACAAGACCCCGGCGAATTATTTGATTGGGCCCGCCTTGCGCATCATGGCATCGGCCTGTGGCCGCAGCCGACCGGCGAGCCGGAGCCTCAAATAACGGCACTCGGCGTTGGCGCTTCCGGACCGGACGTGCGGGCTCTACAGAAAAATCTCTTCGACTTCGGCTATGGCCTTTGGGTCGATGGACATTATGGCGAGGAAAGCGAAGCCATTGTGCGGGCGTTTCAACGCCATTTCCGCCAAGCCCGTGTGGATGGTGTCGCCGATGGCGCTACCCGAGCGATTCTGCACCATCTTTTGGAGCGAACTGGGCGCGCGGCTTGA
- the murF gene encoding UDP-N-acetylmuramoyl-tripeptide--D-alanyl-D-alanine ligase has product MTTAEKVAAPLWSAAQAAQATGGELIGDWRADGVSIDSRTLVPGDLFVALKGPNHDGHDHVRQALDARAAAAMVERAADFANAQAPLLIVPDSLEGLTALARAARARSTARIVAVTGSVGKTGSKDLISRALAVAGSVSLSAGNLNNYIGAPLSLARLPAEAAFGVFELGMNQPGEIAPLSRLARPHVVLITNVEAVHTEFFDHVDAVAEAKAEIFAGLEPGAVAVLNRDNRYFDFLAARARAAGAARIIAFGCGGDSEARLLAWTPDREGGQVEAKICGVRCSYRLALSGEHWALNSVAALATSVAAGAPLIEAAAALVLHQPTAGRGARHRLAVPGGEYELIDESYNASPVAVGAAIRSLKNIPPAPGARRIVVLGDMLELGANAVEAHVALAPVLQEAGVDLVFTVGRLMSHLYAALPNSMQAGQAETSSDLLPALCAAPRPGDVVLIKGSLGVKMRALIDALKHAAEAAPATAPGAARIAG; this is encoded by the coding sequence ATGACGACTGCGGAAAAAGTGGCGGCGCCCCTGTGGAGCGCAGCGCAAGCCGCCCAGGCCACCGGCGGCGAATTGATTGGCGATTGGCGCGCCGACGGCGTTTCCATCGATAGCCGCACCCTCGTGCCGGGCGATTTGTTCGTCGCCCTCAAGGGGCCCAATCATGACGGCCACGACCATGTACGCCAGGCACTCGATGCCCGCGCCGCAGCGGCGATGGTGGAGCGCGCGGCGGATTTCGCCAACGCCCAAGCGCCGCTGTTGATCGTGCCCGACAGCCTCGAGGGACTGACCGCCCTGGCCAGGGCCGCGCGCGCGCGGAGTACGGCACGTATTGTCGCCGTCACAGGCAGCGTCGGTAAAACCGGCAGTAAAGACCTAATCAGCCGCGCCCTCGCGGTGGCGGGCAGCGTGTCTCTCAGCGCCGGCAATCTAAACAATTACATCGGCGCGCCGTTGAGCCTGGCGCGCTTACCGGCGGAAGCCGCGTTCGGCGTTTTCGAGCTCGGCATGAACCAGCCGGGGGAAATCGCCCCGCTCTCCCGCCTCGCGCGCCCGCATGTCGTGCTGATCACCAATGTTGAGGCGGTCCATACCGAATTTTTCGATCATGTCGATGCCGTGGCAGAGGCCAAGGCGGAAATTTTTGCCGGCCTTGAGCCCGGCGCAGTAGCGGTGCTCAACCGCGATAACAGATATTTTGATTTTCTCGCGGCTCGGGCACGCGCAGCGGGCGCGGCGCGCATCATCGCCTTCGGCTGCGGCGGCGATTCCGAGGCGCGCTTGCTCGCTTGGACGCCTGACCGCGAAGGTGGGCAGGTTGAGGCGAAAATCTGCGGCGTGCGCTGTTCCTATCGCCTGGCCTTGAGCGGCGAACATTGGGCACTCAATAGTGTGGCGGCCTTGGCGACCTCTGTTGCCGCCGGCGCGCCGCTAATTGAGGCAGCCGCCGCCCTTGTCCTGCATCAGCCGACGGCTGGCCGGGGTGCGCGTCATCGCCTCGCCGTGCCGGGCGGCGAATATGAACTGATCGATGAATCTTATAACGCCAGCCCGGTCGCCGTTGGCGCGGCCATCCGCAGCTTAAAGAACATCCCGCCCGCTCCAGGCGCACGCCGGATCGTCGTGCTCGGCGACATGCTCGAACTCGGTGCAAACGCGGTCGAAGCCCATGTCGCTCTGGCGCCGGTGTTGCAAGAAGCTGGCGTCGACCTCGTCTTTACCGTTGGCCGGCTCATGTCCCATCTCTATGCCGCCTTGCCCAATAGCATGCAGGCAGGCCAGGCAGAGACCTCATCCGATTTGCTGCCCGCACTCTGCGCAGCGCCTCGGCCGGGCGATGTGGTGCTCATCAAAGGCTCGCTCGGCGTCAAGATGCGGGCTCTGATCGATGCCTTAAAACATGCCGCGGAAGCAGCCCCCGCAACGGCGCCCGGCGCGGCGCGGATAGCTGGATAG
- a CDS encoding penicillin-binding protein 2: MSELSVRTWRDAAGEMRDASGIDKLSAQDARRPLETARTRLIVAGAIFALCFVILGARLVQLSLLNSGPDATQIAQHDGALLTLQRADIVDRNGVLLATNLPSQSLYVNPTQVPDADEAADKIISVLPELAREEIFRKAGAKGNFGWIKRNLTPEQYYAVNRLGLPGFGFKREERRVYPHGSLFVHSLGFAGVDNSGLAGLEAARDADLKNLAASHSGALVTSLDSRVQHIVNAELAAAMAEFGAKGGAGIVLDVHSGEILALSSLPDFNPYDLNSSGPNQRFNRATLGVYELGSTFKAFTTAMALDYGVVNLSDRYDATKPLRVARFVIRDDHPQNRWLDIPEIFVHSSNIGAAQMARDVGAERQKEFLGRLGMLAPLPLELSENGRPLSPRHWREINTMTIGYGHGIAVTPLHLISGFATLVNGGITRPPTLLRRNGEVSGTRVVTRETSDAMRLLMRMVVEDGTGKQAEAEGYLVGGKTGTAEKAVAGGYKKNALITTFVGAFPMDAPRYAVLVMLDEPHGTKATHGYAAAGWNAAPTVGRIISQIAPMLGVMAIRPSGEDEEETERLLVRADGKGRRFASF, encoded by the coding sequence ATGAGCGAACTTTCCGTCCGCACTTGGCGCGATGCCGCCGGTGAAATGCGTGACGCCAGCGGGATCGACAAACTCAGCGCCCAAGATGCGCGCCGGCCGCTCGAAACGGCGCGCACCCGCTTGATAGTTGCCGGCGCAATCTTCGCGCTTTGTTTTGTCATATTGGGCGCCCGTCTAGTTCAGCTTTCGCTTCTCAACAGCGGGCCCGACGCCACACAGATCGCCCAACATGATGGCGCCCTGCTGACGCTTCAGCGCGCCGACATCGTCGACCGCAACGGCGTCCTTCTGGCAACCAATCTGCCCTCGCAATCGCTTTATGTGAACCCGACCCAGGTACCCGATGCCGATGAGGCGGCGGATAAAATCATCAGCGTTCTGCCTGAATTGGCGCGCGAAGAGATATTCCGCAAAGCCGGCGCCAAAGGAAATTTCGGTTGGATCAAGCGCAATCTCACGCCCGAACAATATTATGCCGTTAACCGTCTTGGCCTGCCTGGCTTCGGCTTCAAGCGCGAGGAACGGCGCGTTTATCCGCATGGCTCGTTGTTCGTCCATAGCCTCGGTTTCGCAGGTGTCGACAATAGCGGCCTGGCCGGGTTGGAAGCCGCCCGCGACGCCGATCTGAAGAACCTGGCGGCAAGTCATAGTGGCGCCCTAGTCACGTCGCTAGACAGCCGCGTTCAACATATCGTCAATGCCGAATTAGCGGCCGCAATGGCAGAATTTGGTGCCAAAGGCGGTGCCGGCATTGTGCTTGATGTGCACAGCGGTGAAATCCTGGCGCTCTCGAGCCTGCCCGACTTCAACCCCTATGATCTAAATTCCAGTGGCCCAAATCAGCGCTTCAACCGCGCGACTCTTGGTGTCTACGAACTGGGCTCGACCTTCAAGGCGTTTACCACCGCCATGGCGCTCGACTATGGCGTAGTCAATCTCAGTGACCGCTATGACGCCACCAAGCCACTCCGCGTGGCGCGCTTTGTGATCCGCGACGATCACCCGCAAAACCGCTGGCTCGATATTCCGGAAATCTTCGTCCATTCGTCGAATATCGGCGCCGCGCAGATGGCCCGAGATGTCGGCGCCGAGCGCCAAAAAGAATTTCTCGGCCGCCTCGGCATGCTCGCGCCACTGCCGCTTGAGCTGAGCGAAAACGGTAGGCCCTTGTCGCCCCGCCACTGGCGTGAAATCAACACCATGACCATCGGCTACGGCCATGGCATCGCGGTAACTCCGCTTCATTTGATCAGCGGCTTCGCCACCCTGGTGAACGGCGGCATTACCCGCCCGCCGACCTTGCTCCGGCGCAATGGAGAGGTCAGCGGCACACGCGTGGTGACGCGCGAGACCTCCGACGCAATGCGCCTTTTGATGCGGATGGTGGTCGAAGACGGCACCGGCAAGCAGGCTGAAGCCGAAGGGTATCTGGTGGGCGGCAAGACCGGCACGGCGGAAAAGGCGGTGGCGGGCGGCTACAAGAAAAACGCCCTGATCACCACCTTCGTCGGCGCCTTCCCCATGGATGCGCCGCGCTACGCGGTCCTGGTGATGCTGGATGAGCCGCACGGCACCAAGGCAACGCATGGCTACGCTGCCGCCGGCTGGAATGCTGCGCCGACGGTCGGCCGAATAATTTCACAGATCGCACCAATGTTGGGCGTCATGGCGATCCGGCCGTCGGGCGAAGACGAAGAAGAAACAGAACGTTTGTTGGTGCGGGCCGATGGAAAGGGCCGCCGATTTGCGTCTTTTTGA
- a CDS encoding EamA family transporter, which yields MTPLHILLAIAMAILWGFGFVTSKYAAIHMEPLFFLALRFIAVSLLLVWFVRLPRGQLKAVMLFACSMGAGHFGLFYIALEMGVEASTASIIWQSQVPLTVILAALFLGDRPGWVGILGIAIAFGGVLMLVGEPRHFDNGLAIGLMFASCIMWAIANIQAKKLTTVEPLALNAWMSVFSAIILLACSLIFETGQLKSFLVADWRLHGSLVYQVVGSTVLAYWIWYFLLARYPVSRVTGFMLLVPFSGVVSGIFALGEPMTWPTALGGFVTLIGVTLIVRSRRPPDAKAETSPRTPAQKLG from the coding sequence ATGACGCCGCTCCATATCCTACTCGCCATCGCCATGGCGATACTGTGGGGCTTCGGTTTCGTGACCAGCAAATATGCGGCTATCCACATGGAACCGCTGTTTTTCTTGGCCCTTCGCTTTATCGCGGTTTCCTTGTTGCTGGTATGGTTCGTTCGTTTGCCGCGCGGTCAGTTAAAAGCGGTCATGCTTTTCGCCTGCAGTATGGGCGCGGGCCATTTCGGTCTGTTTTATATTGCCCTCGAGATGGGTGTCGAAGCTTCGACCGCTTCCATCATCTGGCAATCTCAAGTTCCCCTCACCGTGATCCTTGCTGCCCTCTTCCTCGGCGACCGGCCGGGCTGGGTCGGCATTCTCGGCATCGCCATCGCATTCGGCGGCGTGCTGATGCTGGTCGGCGAGCCCCGACATTTCGACAACGGCTTGGCCATCGGCCTAATGTTTGCTTCCTGTATCATGTGGGCGATCGCCAATATTCAGGCCAAAAAACTGACCACGGTCGAGCCTCTGGCTTTGAACGCTTGGATGTCAGTGTTTTCGGCAATCATACTGCTGGCTTGCTCGCTCATTTTCGAGACCGGACAATTGAAGAGTTTTCTGGTTGCCGACTGGCGCCTGCATGGCTCACTTGTCTATCAGGTGGTGGGTTCAACCGTGCTGGCCTACTGGATCTGGTATTTTTTGCTCGCCAGGTATCCGGTGTCGCGGGTCACGGGCTTCATGTTATTGGTCCCGTTTTCCGGCGTGGTGTCGGGAATCTTTGCCCTTGGCGAGCCGATGACATGGCCGACGGCGCTCGGTGGCTTCGTAACCCTGATCGGGGTCACTCTAATCGTCCGCTCTCGCCGACCACCCGACGCCAAAGCTGAAACCAGCCCGCGCACGCCGGCGCAAAAGCTAGGTTAA
- a CDS encoding UDP-N-acetylmuramoyl-L-alanyl-D-glutamate--2,6-diaminopimelate ligase, with product MERAADLRLFELTGQGRRAHEGKDVEITGLTSDSREVHPGFLFAALDGSRARGAEFIPEALRNGAAAILAPPGTDLGDAAPPGACLISDDNPRRRFAEMAARFFARQPRTITAITGTNGKTSTATFIRELWRGRGYKAASLGSLGVEGDGPTTAAALTTPDPVTLHHTLAALADAGVAHCALEASSHGLDQYRLDGVRLTAAAFLNLTRDHLDYHRDLKSYLAAKARLFDDVMAPGSHAVLNADSPHYQHIADICRTRGHDIIRFGGMAGEIRLVSRTDENFGQRIKLELLGKTYDLSISLPGAFQVQNMMAAAGLAIATGMTGDEVAAGLPLLTTVRGRLELVARLLGGAPIYVDYAHTPDALEAALLALRPNIRGRLILLFGCGGDRDTGKRPQMGEIAARLADRVFVSDDNPRHEDPAAIRRDIIATCPDAVEIAGRGEAIAAAIAELRDNDLLLIAGKGHEQGQSTAGRMIPFDDAEVARRAAMAQSPAPSRISS from the coding sequence ATGGAAAGGGCCGCCGATTTGCGTCTTTTTGAACTAACGGGGCAAGGCCGCAGGGCGCATGAGGGCAAGGATGTGGAGATAACAGGCCTGACTTCGGATTCGCGCGAAGTCCATCCGGGCTTCCTGTTCGCGGCGCTGGACGGCAGCCGCGCCCGCGGCGCCGAATTTATCCCCGAGGCGCTGCGGAACGGCGCCGCCGCCATTTTGGCGCCGCCCGGAACCGATCTCGGCGACGCGGCGCCACCCGGCGCATGTTTGATTTCGGACGACAATCCACGCCGCCGTTTCGCTGAGATGGCGGCTCGCTTTTTTGCCCGCCAACCCCGCACGATCACCGCCATCACCGGCACCAACGGCAAAACCTCGACCGCCACTTTCATCCGCGAACTATGGCGTGGCCGCGGATATAAAGCCGCCAGCCTCGGCAGTCTCGGCGTTGAGGGCGACGGCCCGACCACGGCGGCGGCATTGACGACTCCCGATCCGGTAACGCTGCATCACACCCTGGCGGCCCTCGCCGATGCCGGCGTGGCGCATTGCGCGCTCGAAGCGTCGAGTCACGGTCTCGATCAATACCGCCTGGATGGCGTGCGCCTCACGGCCGCCGCGTTCCTCAACCTTACGCGTGATCATCTCGATTATCATCGCGACCTGAAAAGCTATTTGGCGGCCAAGGCGCGTCTATTTGACGACGTAATGGCGCCGGGCAGTCATGCCGTGCTGAACGCTGACTCGCCGCACTACCAGCATATCGCCGATATCTGCCGCACCCGCGGTCACGACATCATACGTTTTGGCGGCATGGCGGGCGAAATCCGCCTGGTGTCGCGGACTGATGAGAATTTTGGCCAGCGCATCAAGCTGGAACTGCTCGGCAAGACTTACGATTTGTCGATCTCCTTACCTGGCGCCTTTCAGGTGCAGAACATGATGGCCGCCGCCGGACTGGCCATCGCTACCGGCATGACCGGGGACGAGGTAGCGGCCGGTCTGCCGCTGTTGACCACTGTGCGCGGCCGCTTGGAATTGGTTGCCCGGCTGCTGGGCGGCGCGCCGATCTATGTCGATTACGCCCACACACCCGATGCCTTGGAAGCGGCGCTTCTGGCGCTGCGGCCCAATATCCGCGGACGCCTTATTCTGTTGTTTGGCTGCGGCGGCGACCGCGATACCGGCAAGCGCCCGCAAATGGGCGAAATCGCCGCCCGGCTGGCGGACCGGGTGTTCGTGAGCGACGACAATCCGCGCCACGAGGACCCGGCGGCGATTCGCCGAGACATCATCGCCACCTGCCCTGACGCCGTCGAAATTGCCGGACGCGGCGAGGCGATTGCTGCAGCGATTGCCGAGTTGCGTGACAATGACCTGCTGTTAATTGCCGGCAAAGGGCATGAGCAGGGCCAGAGCACCGCCGGGCGAATGATCCCATTCGATGACGCCGAGGTGGCGCGCCGCGCCGCAATGGCTCAGTCACCCGCGCCCTCGCGGATATCGTCATGA